TGGGAAAACGTTCGGCAAAAGGCTCTACTACGCTAAAACCCAAATCGCCCACCAGTAAAAAAATACGATCATTCTGTTCAGCCTCAGCCATCAACTGGTTTATAAAAGCGGTGCGCATATATCGTATTAATTATTTTTTAATTGTTCAAGCGCCTGGGCGTAAAGTTCTTTATTGGGCGAACGATAATGCCATAACAGTTTGTTCTCCATAAAATCAACTCCCTTACCTTTTACTGTATGGGCAATAATTACTTGTGGTGTGCTGGTAGAAGCGGCATTTATTTTATGGAACAGATTGCTTAAGGCAAGGTAATCATGCCCGTCAACCTCGTGTGTCTGCCACCTGAAGGCCTTAAACTTGTCAACAAGCGGCTCCAAGTCTATCACATCTTTAACATTGCCCAGGCTTTGTATTTTATTATAATCAACAATAAGCACCAGGTTGCCCAAGTTGTGCTGCGGTGCTAACATAATAGGCTCCCAGTTAGAACCTTCATTCAATTCACCATCGCTTACCAGGCAATAGGTCTTAAATTTTTTTTGTTGCAGTTTAGCAGCATAAGCTACCCCGCAAGCTATTGGCAAAATATGTCCTAAACTCCCTGAAGATGCTTCCACCCCGGGTATAAAATGACTGACATGTGAAATAAAGCGGCTGCCATTCTGCGCGTAACCATCCAATTCATTCACATCGAAAAAACCTTTTATGCCAAGCGCTGCATATAAACCAGCGCAGGAATGTCCTTTAGAAAGAAAAAACCGATCTCGCGTGGGCTTCTTATAATCGGCTGGATCAACATGAAGTATCTCGTTGTATAATACCGCCAAGATATCTGCCATAGAATAAGCCCCGCCAATGTGCGAAGCATCGGCCTGGTGCACCATCTTTAGTACCCTGATGCGTATCTCGCGGGCAAACTCTTTACTGTTCATCTATGGTTAAAATATTATCCAACTTAGTTATATCGCCTTTCGGCCCTAATTCAATCATTATAACTCTCTATTGTACGCCAAAACCCTTCTTCAATACCTATAAATGGCACCCAACCTAAAGTTCTTATCTTATCAATGTCGGGTATTATTTTATGTACCGGACTTTTTAGATACCCCTCCTTTTTCACCTCTTTTCTTATAACCTGTAGGTTTTTTGATGGATAAAGTTTCAATAATTTATCAGCTAAATCAACTACAGAACACTCAGCATCTGCATTGCCCATGTTATAAGCATGGCCGTTCTCTCCGTTTAATAATATGGTAAAGAAAGCCGTGGTAGCGTCAGACAAATAACAGTAAGCCCGTACGGCCGAACCGTCACTCTTCATAACAATATCGCGGTTATTAATAACATCAGCTACAAAGTCTGCAAAAACACGTCCATCCTCTAAGTCCATTCCCGGGCCATAAGAGTGAAAAATGCGCACCATGCTTACCGGTACGTGGAACTGATGCATCCACGAAACGCACATGGTCTCGCCAAGTCGCTTACTTTCTGCATAACACGACCGCACATTTACCGGATCCAGGTAACCACTATCTGTTTCCTTTATTCGTCCCACGTCTGCCGGCACAACTCCATAAATCTCACCCGAGCTGAAGTATAAAAATTTCTCAACCCGATGTTTTTCAGCTAGTTTTAGCAAGTTAAGCGTCCCCTGAACGTTTGCGTTTAAAGTACCTACGGGGTCTGATCCGTAAAATTTGGGACTGGCCTGGCTGGCGGCATGGATAACAAAATGTACATGCTCGTTAACGTTTAATTCATCGCAAACATCCTGTACTATTAGCTTGATATCTGGCCGTTGTAGTAAAAGGCCAAACTTTGCTTCGGCTTTGGCTTTACTTCTAACCAGGGCTAATACAGTTACGTTTGTATTGAAATTATCATTCAGCGCCAACAAAGTATAAACCAGATACGTGGGCAAAAAACCGTTAGCGCCGGTTATCAGCACTGTTTTACCGGCAAACCTGCTCCATTCCAAATCAGCATGAATGATCTTCTGTAAATCGGCCTCAATTATTTTATTAGAAACGGTGCTCATTATATACTGTGTATAAGTTTTAGCTATTTAAGCCATAAGCTAAGCGGCTTTATTGTAAAAACACTATCAGTTTTTAGCCTGTTTTTATAATAGCGTAACTTAACTTCTTCTTTAAGAAAAATCCTTCAAAGTATTTATAAGATAAAACTGAAACTAAGATAGTTACGCCAAAAGTTAACGGATAAAGTAAAACAGGTACCTTAAACTTATAAACTGCGATTATACAAAGATTGGCAATAAGTACATGGTACATATATATACCATACGATATTTTACCTAAAAAATTAAAGATCGGATACTCAAAATTGACTATGCTGGTTTCTTTTCTTACCATGTTGAGAATTATAAATCCATAAATGATGGCATGCAATTCCCAATAAAAGCCTTTTAGCTCCACCGCTGTATATATTAAAATTATTTCTGTAAAATAAAGCAACAACTGAAACCACCAGCTAATAAAAACCGATTGTTGATTTTTAATATTGTTATTAATGATTGCAAATAAGGCACCTATTAATAAACAATCAAATTTTAATCCATAAATAATAAAAACGGCTATTTTTTGATATAGAGGCCGGGTACAGTATCCATGATCAAGCAGATACACAGCCCCACCGCATATTGCAAGATATATGAGCATAAAGCTTACAATAAAATAGACAATACCTCTGGTTTTAAACTTATTAACAACAAATGGCCAGCATAAATAAAAATATTCTTCTACACCAATAGACCATGATTGAGCACAATACACCACAGGGCCGATGAGATAGGCTTGTATATGCGGCAAAAACAGCAGATATAGTATAATGTTTAATATGAGTTGTGGGCGGGATGAAACAAAAGGCGGCCCAACCTGCAATTGATGAATAAATGGAGTTATGAAAAAGGCGATTAAAAATACAAGGAAATACACCGGCCATATTCTTAAAACCCGGCGCATCAAAAATTT
This region of Mucilaginibacter yixingensis genomic DNA includes:
- a CDS encoding transketolase, with product MNSKEFAREIRIRVLKMVHQADASHIGGAYSMADILAVLYNEILHVDPADYKKPTRDRFFLSKGHSCAGLYAALGIKGFFDVNELDGYAQNGSRFISHVSHFIPGVEASSGSLGHILPIACGVAYAAKLQQKKFKTYCLVSDGELNEGSNWEPIMLAPQHNLGNLVLIVDYNKIQSLGNVKDVIDLEPLVDKFKAFRWQTHEVDGHDYLALSNLFHKINAASTSTPQVIIAHTVKGKGVDFMENKLLWHYRSPNKELYAQALEQLKNN
- a CDS encoding NAD-dependent epimerase/dehydratase family protein, producing MSTVSNKIIEADLQKIIHADLEWSRFAGKTVLITGANGFLPTYLVYTLLALNDNFNTNVTVLALVRSKAKAEAKFGLLLQRPDIKLIVQDVCDELNVNEHVHFVIHAASQASPKFYGSDPVGTLNANVQGTLNLLKLAEKHRVEKFLYFSSGEIYGVVPADVGRIKETDSGYLDPVNVRSCYAESKRLGETMCVSWMHQFHVPVSMVRIFHSYGPGMDLEDGRVFADFVADVINNRDIVMKSDGSAVRAYCYLSDATTAFFTILLNGENGHAYNMGNADAECSVVDLADKLLKLYPSKNLQVIRKEVKKEGYLKSPVHKIIPDIDKIRTLGWVPFIGIEEGFWRTIESYND
- a CDS encoding acyltransferase; the protein is MEKVHYPNLNFLRGLTALIVVIHHTEQLKSTKGYPNIWHHEAVQLIGKLGVDVFFVLSGFLITSLLFIEQKLVKKIPVKKFLMRRVLRIWPVYFLVFLIAFFITPFIHQLQVGPPFVSSRPQLILNIILYLLFLPHIQAYLIGPVVYCAQSWSIGVEEYFYLCWPFVVNKFKTRGIVYFIVSFMLIYLAICGGAVYLLDHGYCTRPLYQKIAVFIIYGLKFDCLLIGALFAIINNNIKNQQSVFISWWFQLLLYFTEIILIYTAVELKGFYWELHAIIYGFIILNMVRKETSIVNFEYPIFNFLGKISYGIYMYHVLIANLCIIAVYKFKVPVLLYPLTFGVTILVSVLSYKYFEGFFLKKKLSYAIIKTG